A region of the Stieleria neptunia genome:
CGGGCGATGCACACGATGGCGATGGCACGAGGCAGTCGCAGGGCGAGCCGTCTGCGGGGGCGATGACGGCCGAACGCATTGAAACGCTCGGGCGGGCAACTGCGGTGCGGATTTTGGATGCGAACCAACAATTCGTCGGCAGCGGAGTGGTCGTTGCAAAACGAGAGGGATCGTTCGACGTGGTCACGGCGTACCACGTGATTGAAAAGCCGGGGCGATACGGGATCGAATCGTTTCGGACGTCATCCGTTGTGGGTACGACGCTTCGTCATGCGCCCTCCGCCGTGACAATCCTTCGCTCGGATCCGGACGTCGATTTGGCTTACCTGCGTGTTTCGGCACTGATCCAACCGGCTCAATGCGTTTCCGTCACTTCCGCGGCGCCGGTGGAATCGATCCTGAGCGAAGCGTGGATCGTCGATTGCACGGGATCGGGAGCGGCGGTCGTTTCAAAAATTGACAACGTGACACGGCAGACCGCGCGGCGTAGTCAAGACGGTGTTGGCGTGTCCTACTGGCGTCTCGGCCAAGAGTCATCCCCTGGCATGTCCGGTAGCGCGCTGCTGGATGCTGAGGGGCGGTTGATCGGAGTGGCGAGCGGGAACAGCGACGGCAGTGCTTACTATTGCGAGGTGGACGCGCTGCATG
Encoded here:
- a CDS encoding S1 family peptidase → MKILIASVCLVLVVVQLGYLTLIDIDGQLDESQLPAWMADETAAVNEVATHTGEISGDAHDGDGTRQSQGEPSAGAMTAERIETLGRATAVRILDANQQFVGSGVVVAKREGSFDVVTAYHVIEKPGRYGIESFRTSSVVGTTLRHAPSAVTILRSDPDVDLAYLRVSALIQPAQCVSVTSAAPVESILSEAWIVDCTGSGAAVVSKIDNVTRQTARRSQDGVGVSYWRLGQESSPGMSGSALLDAEGRLIGVASGNSDGSAYYCEVDALHEFVDGGRVQDDAPLGGGVDVPDAVD